Proteins co-encoded in one Gossypium arboreum isolate Shixiya-1 chromosome 11, ASM2569848v2, whole genome shotgun sequence genomic window:
- the LOC108462733 gene encoding uncharacterized protein LOC108462733: MKEQMMESQREMMSQLSQLLLKGADKGKGPMDKVEETNEDPQYPPGFTPTHVPIKPEINLPKPSVTIMPQQYQANASTPINIPIGSGSNPGDNPANPFVPDLDDMAEMEKGKIDMAKQLNNRCKWLEEKFKAMEATDYCGGIDAKDLSLVPDLVLPPKFKTPEFEKYNGTSCPEAHITMFCRRMKGYINNDQLLIHCFVTL, translated from the coding sequence ATGAAAGAGCAAATGATGGAGTCCCAGAGGGAAATGATGAGTCAGCTATCCCAGCTGTTGTTGAAAGGAGCGGATAAGGGAAAGGGCCCTATGGATAAAGTTGAAGAAACTAACGAGGATCCTCAATACCCCCCTGGCTTCACTCCGACGCATGTACCGATAAAGCCCGAGATTAATTTACCGAAACCATCTGTCACGATCATGCCCCAGCAATACCAGGCCAATGCCTCGACACCAATAAACATTCCTATAGGATCAGGCTCTAATCCGGGGGATAATCCAGCTAATCCATTTGTCCCAGACCTTGATGACATGGCAGAAATGGAGAAAGGAAAAATAGATATGGCAAAACAACTCAATAATCGGTGCAAATGGCTTGAGGAAAAATTCAAAGCAATGGAAGCTACTGATTACTGTGGCGGGATCGACGCCAAGGACTTAAGCTTGGTCCCAGATCTGGTGCtcccaccaaaatttaaaactccGGAGTTTGAAAAGTATAACGGGACGAGCTGCCCTGAAGCTCATATTACgatgttctgtcgaaggatgaAAGGGTATATTAACAATGATCAGCTGTTGATCCACTGTTTCGTGACGCTTTGA